One region of Acropora muricata isolate sample 2 chromosome 13, ASM3666990v1, whole genome shotgun sequence genomic DNA includes:
- the LOC136896261 gene encoding uncharacterized protein, producing MGGNQSNLPQKPLGFEYMCIAIRSEDKLRIILGGDYEISIIRQVIQECWPRGIQRELFQLNGVHEFKLKGYPFSSVSSSNDAKACRGMAERILHRLYRDGWKLQLSSNLTRTNDMTTWFFKKVPVQTFPSKPLLVVGLSSYDSLMIVNAPMELHQLFKDVIERTWPNGIQKWNYKDDVLVIKLKGYPWHPDGEDTVHSRALLNKVIADLYQRQWKLYGNSNFKSEANTFFFEHDPNLPPGQPSPPQFLISFNSTDLLRVINAPENLISAVRSTIQSSWLRGIQRESSYAGSWEFKLKGTPWWADGEEAVESRYLILKLMEALQAYGWNPVAAFDSSRKESDKSTLVFRQSQPRQSPFFCISLNESDKLRLINTPEDVTKLCQDVIQSQYVLGIQRVQTYGRSVEFKLLCNPWNSGTDGHDGIHGRNMLLHLINALGSRSWAPVLSADVSAKYVHQKDGPDYPIDVDSIFFTYDPLAVTGPPPVPPAYAQPYPQGLGQPYSQPPPQGFGQPIHKG from the exons ATGGGTGGTAACCAATCCAACTTGCCGCAAAAACCATTAGGCTTTGAGTACATGTGTATTGCCATCCGCTCGGAGGACAAACTGCGCATCATCCTGGGAGGGGACTATGAAATAAGTATTATCCGGCAAGTCATTCAAGAATGTTGGCCCAGAGGAATTCAGAGGGAACTGTTTCAACTGAATGGAGTCCATGAATTTAAACTGAAAGGGTATCCTTTCAGTTCTGTCAGCTCGTCAAATGATGCCAAGGCCTGCCGGGGAATGGCAGAGAGAATTCTGCATCGGCTTTATCGAGATGGATGGAAGCTACAACTTTCCAGTAACTTGACCAGAACTAATGATATGACCACCTGGTTTTTCAAGAAAGTGCCTGTTCAAACCTTTCCATCCAAACCACTTCTTGTTGTGGGTCTCAGCAGTTATGACAGCTTGATGATTGTTAATGCGCCAATGGAGCTTCACCAGCTCTTCAAAGATGTCATAGAGAGAACTTGGCCAAATGGCATTCAGAAATGGAACTATAAAGATGATGTCCTTGTGATCAAGCTCAAGGGATATCCATGGCATCCAGATGGTGAAGACACAGTGCATTCAAGAGCACTCTTAAACAAAGTAATTGCAGATCTGTATCAGAGGCAGTGGAAGTTATATGGAAATTCCAACTTCAAAAGTGAAGCCAACACCTTCTTCTTTGAACATGACCCAAATCtgccaccaggacaaccatccCCTCCACAGTTCCTTATAAGCTTCAACAGTACTGACCTACTGAGGGTAATCAATGCCCCTGAGAACTTGATCTCAGCTGTCCGGAGCACTATTCAAAGCAGCTGGTTAAGAGGAATCCAGAGAGAGTCAAGTTATGCTGGAAGTTGGGAGTTTAAGCTCAAAGGAACTCCTTGGTGGGCTGATGGCGAAGAAGCTGTGGAATCAAGATATTTGATCCTGAAACTGATGGAAGCTCTTCAAGCATATGGTTGGAACCCTGTTGCAGCATTTGACAGTTCAAGAAAGGAATCAGACAAGAGTACTCTGGTCTTCAGGCAGTCACAACCCAGGCAGTCTCCTTTTTTTTGTATCAGTCTAAATGAGTCTGACAAGTTGCGCTTGATTAACACACCAGAAGACGTAACAAAG CTTTGTCAAGATGTTATTCAGTCTCAGTATGTACTTGGTATCCAGAGGGTCCAGACCTATGGTAGAAGTGTGGAATTCAAACTTTTGTGTAATCCATGGAACTCTGGAACTGATGGTCATGATGGGATTCATGGCAGAAACATGCTTTTACATCTTATTAATGCCCTTGGAAGTCGCAGCTGGGCCCCTGTGTTATCAGCAGATGTCTCGGCAAAATATGTACACCAGAAGGATGGTCCAGATTACCCTATTGATGTCGATAGCATATTTTTCACATATGATCCCTTGGCTGTAACAGGACCACCACCTGTCCCACCAGCATATGCCCAGCCTTATCCTCAAGGGTTGGGGCAGCCATATTCACAGCCACCTCCACAAGGATTTGGCCAGCCTATCCACAAGGGTTAG
- the LOC136895094 gene encoding oocyte-specific homeobox protein 6-like, with protein sequence MGTRVMPVCVLDKSPVKRSPSGTHFPLSSSAVSGQRLSFSISKILGLESDSSLRQSSPNSVPTRPSKCYPKSSNFALDFTSSSSECDSEPDQVPTDSEKTSKKRRQRTTFSAHEVWAMERAFKQCPYLLRDDEMHLVCRLGIPAKSVRYWFQNRRAKSRREKSSQAQAVVSQDIMSNEFKRPVTFSKHSVQFPQYTTAVSDVADIRIERVWSKAGTDPRDQPRFQPRVVEDYCPREPYLNDQLRSKLQMEYGLPMFHPDQLKNRIQADPTKRRYSRSSKRPKPY encoded by the exons ATGGGAACCCGAGTTATGCCAGTTTGTGTATTGGACAAATCACCCGTCAAAAGATCGCCCAGTGGTACTCACTTTCCGCTGTCCTCGAGTGCAGTCTCCGGTCAACGGTTGTCCTTCTCCATCAGCAAGATCCTTGGTCTTGAAAGTGACTCATCTCTTCGTCAAAGTTCACCAAACTCTG TTCCCACACGACCTTCAAAGTGCTATCCAAAATCTTCGAATTTCGCTTTGGATTTTACATCTTCCAGCAGTGAATGCGACAGCGAGCCCGATCAAGTACCGACTGATTCCGAAAAGACGTCGAAGAAGAGGCGACAGCGCACGACCTTCTCAGCTCATGAAGTGTGGGCAATGGAACGAGCGTTCAAGCAGTGTCCATATTTGCTGCGAGACGATGAGATGCACCTTGTCTGCAGACTTGGGATTCCCGCCAAAAGTGTGCGA TACTGGTTTCAAAATCGCCGAGCAAAATCAAGGAGAGAAAAGAGTTCACAAGCCCAAGCAGTCGTCAGTCAAGACATCATGTCAAACGAGTTCAAGCGTCCAGTGACTTTCAGTAAGCACTCGGTCCAGTTTCCTCAGTACACAACTGCTGTGAGTGACGTGGCTGACATCAGAATTGAACGAGTGTGGAGCAAAGCGGGGACAGACCCGAGAGATCAGCCTCGATTCCAGCCAAGAGTGGTCGAGGATTACTGCCCACGTGAACCATACCTAAATGATCAGCTGCGCTCTAAGTTGCAGATGGAATATGGGTTGCCCATGTTTCACCCTGATCAACTAAAGAACAGAATACAAGCCGATCCCACGAAGAGGCGATACAGCCGTTCTTCAAAGAGACCTAAGCCGTACTAA
- the LOC136896221 gene encoding uncharacterized protein isoform X1, whose protein sequence is MKLQNGDKKLYIGRCISILAMMSITSADHEYHQALFTTSENCLLFDPNPLSVRTTMSSVSCSLRCARERRCKSANFVAGDSSCSLLDKTETTHAHLVQCGHFGAAYLKKVHSDTGSIPQLAIPSCKSLNQSLHPSGVYWVDPDGGSHDNAFKVYCEMDTDGGGWTLVWSYKFTRYQPFNSSQNAVTPRPNWPTNNAKVDVPTSTSPPLHEEDYNAFSFSLWKQLGQEILLKSNIMTWFICSPDVGNFVEWKDGRISCKAAKLISKVQCVNDSPPNEFKRAEHTCGPRIKGYSVLNFYFDGCETDDNPNHNPCRLPNNLLPPTNVNNPHGNILLR, encoded by the exons ATGAAATTACAGAACGGCGACAAG AAACTTTATATTGGGAGATGTATCTCAATACTGGCGATGATGTCGATCACAAGCGCCGACCATGAGTACCACCAAGCACTGTTTACAACCAGCGAGAATTGTCTCCTGTTTGATCCAAATCCTCTTTCAGTGAGAACTACAATGTCTTCTGTTTCTTGCTCTCTTCGTTGCGCTCGAGAAAGGCGCTGTAAAAGCGCTAACTTTGTCGCAGGAGACAGTTCTTGTTCCCTTCTTGATAAAACAGAGACTACACATGCGCACCTTGTGCAGTGCGGACATTTTGGTGCAGCATATTTGAAAAAG GTTCATTCCGATACAG GTTCCATACCGCAACTCGCCATTCCTTCCTGTAAGTCTTTGAACCAATCTCTTCATCCGAGTGGAGTATACTGGGTTGATCCCGATGGCGGATCCCATGACAACGCGTTCAAGGTATACTGCGAAATGGATACAGATGGAGGGGGGTGGACCCTAGTATGGAGTTACAAGTTTACTCGTTACCAGCCCTTTAACTCGTCACAGAACGCCGTTACTCCCCGACCGAACTGGCCAACGAACAACGCGAAAGTAGATGTTCCCACTTCTACCAGTCCCCCACTTCACGAAGAAGACTACAATGCGTTCAGTTTTTCGCTTTGGAAGCAACTTGGTCAAGAGATTCTCCTCAAAAGTAACATTATGACCTGGTTTATTTGCTCGCCCGACGTCGGAAATTTTGTCGAATGGAAGGATGGTAGGATCAGCTGCAAAGCTGCCAAGCTTATTTCCAAAGttcaatgcgtgaatgattcgCCGCCAAACGAATTCAAGCGTGCCGAACATACTTGCGGCCCAAGGATAAAGGGATAtagtgttttaaatttttattttgatggcTGTGAAACTGATGATAATCCAAATCATAATCCATGCAGATTGCCGAATAATCTTCTACCACCAACAAATGTAAATAACCCGCACGGTAATATTTTACTTCGCTGA
- the LOC136896221 gene encoding uncharacterized protein isoform X2 — protein sequence MLHAKKLYIGRCISILAMMSITSADHEYHQALFTTSENCLLFDPNPLSVRTTMSSVSCSLRCARERRCKSANFVAGDSSCSLLDKTETTHAHLVQCGHFGAAYLKKVHSDTGSIPQLAIPSCKSLNQSLHPSGVYWVDPDGGSHDNAFKVYCEMDTDGGGWTLVWSYKFTRYQPFNSSQNAVTPRPNWPTNNAKVDVPTSTSPPLHEEDYNAFSFSLWKQLGQEILLKSNIMTWFICSPDVGNFVEWKDGRISCKAAKLISKVQCVNDSPPNEFKRAEHTCGPRIKGYSVLNFYFDGCETDDNPNHNPCRLPNNLLPPTNVNNPHGNILLR from the exons ATGCTTCATGCAAAG AAACTTTATATTGGGAGATGTATCTCAATACTGGCGATGATGTCGATCACAAGCGCCGACCATGAGTACCACCAAGCACTGTTTACAACCAGCGAGAATTGTCTCCTGTTTGATCCAAATCCTCTTTCAGTGAGAACTACAATGTCTTCTGTTTCTTGCTCTCTTCGTTGCGCTCGAGAAAGGCGCTGTAAAAGCGCTAACTTTGTCGCAGGAGACAGTTCTTGTTCCCTTCTTGATAAAACAGAGACTACACATGCGCACCTTGTGCAGTGCGGACATTTTGGTGCAGCATATTTGAAAAAG GTTCATTCCGATACAG GTTCCATACCGCAACTCGCCATTCCTTCCTGTAAGTCTTTGAACCAATCTCTTCATCCGAGTGGAGTATACTGGGTTGATCCCGATGGCGGATCCCATGACAACGCGTTCAAGGTATACTGCGAAATGGATACAGATGGAGGGGGGTGGACCCTAGTATGGAGTTACAAGTTTACTCGTTACCAGCCCTTTAACTCGTCACAGAACGCCGTTACTCCCCGACCGAACTGGCCAACGAACAACGCGAAAGTAGATGTTCCCACTTCTACCAGTCCCCCACTTCACGAAGAAGACTACAATGCGTTCAGTTTTTCGCTTTGGAAGCAACTTGGTCAAGAGATTCTCCTCAAAAGTAACATTATGACCTGGTTTATTTGCTCGCCCGACGTCGGAAATTTTGTCGAATGGAAGGATGGTAGGATCAGCTGCAAAGCTGCCAAGCTTATTTCCAAAGttcaatgcgtgaatgattcgCCGCCAAACGAATTCAAGCGTGCCGAACATACTTGCGGCCCAAGGATAAAGGGATAtagtgttttaaatttttattttgatggcTGTGAAACTGATGATAATCCAAATCATAATCCATGCAGATTGCCGAATAATCTTCTACCACCAACAAATGTAAATAACCCGCACGGTAATATTTTACTTCGCTGA
- the LOC136896226 gene encoding LOW QUALITY PROTEIN: intelectin-1-like (The sequence of the model RefSeq protein was modified relative to this genomic sequence to represent the inferred CDS: inserted 1 base in 1 codon): MIFFFFLGISQLSAVLSCQSLRNQSPSSPSGVYWINPLSGSQISPFQVYCDMETDGGGWTLAWSYTFKNYSHFTDVSNAVTPRPNWLVEQDADVGNSTTPPLHETDYNAINFSLWKQLGSQVLVKSNINNWLVCHPKSGSLVLWQDGSXNCQINKHVTDTCNETKAPTKLSRTGYFGPMFHGKNFYYFDGSTEQNFPTHDSCGNGEGNQLENVIDPHGDIYVR; the protein is encoded by the exons atgattttttttttttttttaggaatcTCTCAGTTGTCTGCGGTGCTATCGTGTCAGTCCCTTCGCAACCAGTCGCCTTCTTCTCCTTCGGGCGTTTATTGGATTAATCCTCTCAGTGGTTCCCAGATCAGCCCATTTCAGGTTTACTGTGACATGGAAACTGACGGAGGAGGCTGGACTCTTGCCTGGAGTTACACGTTCAAGAACTACTCACATTTTACGGATGTGTCAAACGCAGTGACGCCTAGACCAAACTGGTTAGTGGAACAAGACGCCGACGTCGGCAATTCGACAACACCTCCTCTCCACGAAACAGACTACAACGCTATTAACTTTTCCCTGTGGAAACAACTTGGCAGCCAGGTCCTGGTAAAGAGTAACATCAACAACTGGCTGGTTTGTCATCCGAAAAGCGGAAGTTTGGTTCTTTGGCAGGACGGAA GTAACTGTCAGATCAATAAACACGTGACGGACACGTGTAATGAAACAAAGGCTCCTACAAAATTGTCTCGGACTGGTTATTTCGGACCAATGTTTCACGGAAAAAACTTCTACTATTTTGACGGCAGCACAGAGCAAAACTTCCCTACTCATGATTCTTGTGGAAACGGTGAAGGGAATCAGTTGGAAAATGTTATAGATCCACACGGCGACATTTATGTGCGTTAG